A region of the Streptococcus oralis Uo5 genome:
CTTGCTGAGGAGGGCACGGTTTCGAGTCGCTTCGACTTCCGCTAGCTCTTGGGGCGACATCTCAACTGGCAAATCCAAGCTAAGCACGTGGTACCAAGCATTTTCAACTTCAGGTGTCTGATGAGAAAGCTCCTCTGAGGCGATTTCTCCCTGCTCACTTAATAATTCGTAAAGAATCTGAAATTCTGGGGTATCAAAGAAAAAATCTTCTCTTAATCGATAGTCATTCAAAACAACTGGGTTCTCAGCCATCCTATAGAGGAGATGAGCCTCTGCTCTCATGACTGCTGTCAGTTGGCGCGTTACAGGTAAACTAATCGCTGCTGGAGGTTGCTCCTCTTTAACTCTTTCCTGCCTCTGAACAATGCGACTTTCATTTACTATCTGTTCCACCTGCTGGTAATCAAAAGAAGGTAGATTATCCGCCAGAATGTGGATATAAGAATTCTGGGCAGTGATAGACTTTTCTTTGGCGATTAGGGGAGCAATCTTTTCAATGAACTCAATTTGCGCCTGCAAGTTATCACTATTTTCAGGCTTTAGCTGGTGAATATAGAACTCTATAGGACTGATACGAGTCTTGGTTAAAAGGTAAGCCAGGTCTTCAGCAGAATTCTTTTGCAAATACTCATCTGGGTCCATGGCATCAGGTACTCGAACAACCTCCACTGAGAAGTCTTTTAATTCCTCTAGAGCCTTGGCTGTTGCTGCCTGCCCTGCCTTGTCACCATCATAGCTGAGAACAATTTTTTTGGTAAAGCGTTTAAGGTGGTCAACATGCTCCTTGCTTAAGGCTGTTCCCATGGAAGCTACAGCATTTTCTATACCAGCACGGTAGGCTGCTATCACATCCATGAAGCCTTCCATCAGATAGAGCTCTGTAATCTTACCTGTTCCCTTTTTTGCCTTGTCCAAATGATACAATTCGTAACTCTTGTTAAAAATTGCAGTCGAGCGACTATTTTTATATTTGGCAGTCTGACTATCTGTTTCTTGCCAGATACGACCTGAAAATGCAATAACCTGTCCCTTGTCATTGGTCAAAGGAAAGATGATCCGTCCAAAAAAAGTATCATAAAATTGATTACCATCTGACAGATAAAACAAGCCCGAATCCAATAAATCCTTTTCCTCAAACTTGTCAGCCAAACGTTGATAGAGATAAGTTCTCTCTGCTGGAGCTAGTCCAATCTGGAAGTGCTTCAGAACATCGTCTGTCAATCCTCGTTTGTAGAGATAAGCCCTTGCTTCTTCTCCCATCTTTGTCGTCATGAGGATGGCATGATAAAAACGGGCAGCTTCTTCATGCATGTCATATAAAGCTTGATGAGGCGAAGCCTGTTGAGAACGAGACTGGACAGGCATGGCTAGTTGAATACCGACGCGCTCTCCTAAGAGCTGAACGGCTTCCATGAAGGACACGCCTTGGTATTCTTCGATGAACTTAAAGACATCTCCTGAACGACCACAGCCGAAGCAATGATAAAACTGCTTGTCTTCCACAACGTTGAAAGAGGGGGTCTTTTCACCATGAAAAGGACAGAGCCCTAAATAGTTCCGTCCAGCCTTCTGTAAAGAAATCACATCACCTATGACTTCCACAATGTTGGCATTGTTTTTGATTTCTTCAATGACTTGCTTGTCAACCATACACAATACCTCCATCTTATCATAGTTTCACGTAAACTAGTATAGCTTATTTCTGAAAAAAAGTAAACCATTTCATACGCTTTCCGTAATTCTCTTTGCCTTATTTTTCTAGATAGAAAGAGGAGATAAAAAACTCAGAAACACTTCCATGCTTCTAAGTTTTTCTTCACTATTTTTGATGATAATTTAACTCATCTATTCAAATAATTGATAGTAGTCTGAAATCTTCATCTTAGCTTTTTCTTCTTTGTTGAGGTCCTGGATGATACGACCTTCTTTCATGACAATCAAACGATTTCCATACTTCAACGCATCCTCCATATGGTGGGTAATCATGAGGGCAGTCAGCTTATCTTTTGTGACAAATTCATCTGTTAACTCCATCAAGGCAACACTGGTCTTGGGGTCGAGGGCTGCTGTGTGTTCATCCAACAAGAGCAACTCTGGTCGCTTTAAGGTTGCCATCAAGAGACTCAAGGCCTGACGTTGACCACCTGATAGAAATTCAATCGGAGTGTCCAGATGTTTTTCAAGACCATTTCCAACCTTTTCAATGGTAGCCTGAAACTCTTCTCTATGACT
Encoded here:
- the dnaG gene encoding DNA primase; this translates as MVDKQVIEEIKNNANIVEVIGDVISLQKAGRNYLGLCPFHGEKTPSFNVVEDKQFYHCFGCGRSGDVFKFIEEYQGVSFMEAVQLLGERVGIQLAMPVQSRSQQASPHQALYDMHEEAARFYHAILMTTKMGEEARAYLYKRGLTDDVLKHFQIGLAPAERTYLYQRLADKFEEKDLLDSGLFYLSDGNQFYDTFFGRIIFPLTNDKGQVIAFSGRIWQETDSQTAKYKNSRSTAIFNKSYELYHLDKAKKGTGKITELYLMEGFMDVIAAYRAGIENAVASMGTALSKEHVDHLKRFTKKIVLSYDGDKAGQAATAKALEELKDFSVEVVRVPDAMDPDEYLQKNSAEDLAYLLTKTRISPIEFYIHQLKPENSDNLQAQIEFIEKIAPLIAKEKSITAQNSYIHILADNLPSFDYQQVEQIVNESRIVQRQERVKEEQPPAAISLPVTRQLTAVMRAEAHLLYRMAENPVVLNDYRLREDFFFDTPEFQILYELLSEQGEIASEELSHQTPEVENAWYHVLSLDLPVEMSPQELAEVEATRNRALLSKDNLRIKKKVQEASHVGDTDTALEELQRLISQKRRME
- a CDS encoding ABC transporter ATP-binding protein, with translation MTAIVELKNATKVITNGFDEEKIILNDVSLEIFEHDFITILGGNGAGKSTLFNTIAGTLPLTSGSIRIMGEDVTHFSPEKRAKYLSRVFQDPKMGTAPRMTVAENLLIAKFRGEKRGLLPRRLSSHREEFQATIEKVGNGLEKHLDTPIEFLSGGQRQALSLLMATLKRPELLLLDEHTAALDPKTSVALMELTDEFVTKDKLTALMITHHMEDALKYGNRLIVMKEGRIIQDLNKEEKAKMKISDYYQLFE